In the genome of Nitrospiria bacterium, one region contains:
- a CDS encoding efflux RND transporter periplasmic adaptor subunit, translating to MKILRRKWVWLPVLLGVVLLVVFLTVHGKKTGPSRSERPLIHAELIKLRSEEIPVYREVTGTVASASAATLASKVLGQVEEIRVKEGNRVKTGDVLITLDSRALLAQRERAEAELENAKIHYQRIKTLFKERSATQQELDNAERTYKVAEATWKSIEADLAYTTIKAPFDGVITEKLIEVGELASPGRSLLRIEDEGHLRLEVPVAETDAAGLRIGQTVVVRLDALDGLALDGRVAQILPAADPSTHSFWVKADLPSVPRIRSGLFGRMVFPIGRRSALMIPQAAVQVEGELSRVYVADESAIVQSRLIRPGPVREGRVEVLSGLVDGERILARASDGREGAIVRIPEGSRP from the coding sequence ATGAAGATCTTACGGCGGAAATGGGTCTGGCTACCGGTGCTCTTGGGGGTCGTCCTTCTCGTCGTCTTCCTGACGGTCCATGGAAAAAAGACGGGTCCGTCCCGGTCCGAAAGGCCGTTGATCCATGCGGAACTGATCAAACTCCGATCGGAAGAAATCCCTGTTTACCGGGAGGTCACGGGAACCGTCGCCTCCGCCTCGGCCGCGACCCTGGCCAGCAAAGTACTCGGGCAGGTGGAGGAGATCCGAGTGAAGGAGGGAAATCGGGTAAAAACGGGTGACGTTTTAATCACCCTGGACAGCCGTGCGCTCTTGGCCCAACGGGAGCGGGCGGAGGCCGAACTTGAAAACGCGAAGATCCATTATCAGAGGATCAAAACACTGTTCAAGGAACGATCCGCCACCCAGCAAGAATTGGATAATGCCGAACGGACCTATAAAGTGGCGGAGGCGACGTGGAAATCCATCGAGGCCGATTTGGCGTACACCACAATCAAAGCCCCTTTTGACGGGGTGATAACGGAAAAATTGATCGAGGTGGGGGAACTCGCCTCGCCGGGGCGGTCCCTCTTGCGAATCGAGGATGAGGGGCATCTACGTCTCGAAGTCCCGGTGGCCGAGACGGACGCGGCCGGCCTGCGCATCGGGCAAACCGTCGTGGTTCGCCTGGATGCCCTGGATGGTCTTGCCCTCGATGGCCGTGTCGCCCAGATCCTGCCGGCCGCAGATCCGTCAACGCACTCGTTTTGGGTAAAGGCGGACCTTCCGTCGGTTCCCCGGATCAGGAGCGGTCTGTTTGGGAGGATGGTGTTTCCCATCGGACGACGAAGCGCCTTGATGATCCCTCAAGCGGCCGTTCAGGTTGAGGGCGAACTATCTCGGGTGTACGTAGCTGACGAATCCGCGATCGTTCAGTCGAGACTGATCCGGCCGGGACCGGTACGGGAGGGACGGGTCGAAGTGCTCTCCGGCCTCGTGGACGGCGAGCGGATCCTCGCCCGTGCTTCGGACGGTCGGGAGGGAGCCATCGTCCGGATTCCGGAGGGAAGCCGGCCATGA
- a CDS encoding ATP-binding protein: MMLLILLTTTGLLFVLNYQMEKQVLTDQIRQRALLMGKTLQLNLSRLLLRTDHQVLANLSEDDRQQIRDFIQHFSDEEARFDIFSVNEGINDLYFMDDQNKVVIDNPAQREGRTLPPDEQIGPETMAYLKKNKIDTRIQNRGDHTYMFMTFPVFQKNRLLGLGRIEMSMDSAVAQLDRIKLWGLFTTAGLFMIALLFASYFAKSVTRPIGELVRAAVRIGQGDFDQRLDESRRDEIGVLMATFNRMTEGIVKLEETQKRVEKLEIASQLAARVAHEIKNPLNSIGLIIDHMRDRFAPASQPEREKFLDLSSNIQREVDRLNKIVEGFLRSAKPISLSRQPTDLNGLIDETLASIIPEADQQKVTIHRHYQGNLPRLSVDYHQLRQALLNLLINALQAMPTGGELSLTTSALNHGTEAVAVSIADTGCGIPPENLPRLFGTYFTTKERGFGLGLSIVERIVQEHGGRIKVESRVGRGSVFTLLFPIQGETNHA; the protein is encoded by the coding sequence CCTTGCTGATGGGAAAAACTCTTCAGTTGAACCTATCCCGCTTGCTCTTAAGGACGGACCATCAGGTTCTCGCCAACCTTTCGGAGGACGACCGACAACAAATCCGAGACTTCATCCAGCATTTCAGCGATGAGGAAGCCCGCTTCGACATTTTTAGCGTCAATGAAGGAATCAACGACCTCTATTTCATGGACGACCAAAATAAGGTGGTGATCGACAATCCGGCGCAAAGGGAAGGACGAACCCTTCCGCCGGACGAGCAAATCGGCCCGGAGACGATGGCCTATTTGAAGAAGAACAAGATCGACACGCGGATCCAGAACCGGGGAGATCACACCTATATGTTCATGACCTTTCCCGTATTCCAGAAGAATCGACTTTTGGGCCTTGGTAGAATCGAAATGTCGATGGATTCTGCGGTGGCGCAGTTGGACCGCATCAAATTGTGGGGCTTGTTCACGACCGCGGGGCTTTTTATGATTGCACTGCTTTTTGCTTCCTATTTTGCCAAAAGCGTGACCCGGCCGATCGGCGAATTGGTCCGGGCGGCGGTCCGGATCGGTCAAGGTGACTTTGACCAACGACTGGATGAATCCCGCAGGGATGAAATCGGCGTCTTGATGGCCACCTTTAACCGCATGACCGAGGGAATCGTCAAACTGGAAGAAACGCAAAAACGGGTGGAAAAGCTCGAGATTGCCAGCCAGTTGGCCGCCCGGGTCGCCCACGAAATTAAAAACCCGCTGAACAGCATCGGTCTCATCATCGATCATATGCGGGACCGGTTTGCCCCGGCGAGTCAACCGGAACGCGAGAAATTCCTGGATTTGTCCAGCAACATCCAGCGGGAGGTGGATCGGCTGAATAAAATCGTCGAAGGTTTCCTTCGCTCCGCAAAGCCAATCTCTCTATCTCGGCAGCCGACGGATCTGAACGGTTTGATCGACGAAACGTTGGCCTCCATCATTCCCGAGGCGGACCAGCAGAAGGTCACTATTCATCGTCATTATCAGGGGAACCTGCCCCGGCTGTCCGTGGATTATCACCAGTTGCGCCAGGCGCTTCTCAACCTGTTGATCAATGCGTTGCAGGCGATGCCGACCGGAGGCGAACTGTCCCTGACCACCTCGGCTTTAAACCATGGGACGGAAGCGGTGGCGGTTTCGATCGCCGACACCGGTTGCGGGATACCCCCCGAAAACCTGCCGCGGCTTTTCGGTACCTATTTCACCACGAAGGAACGCGGCTTTGGATTGGGGCTTTCGATCGTAGAGCGGATCGTTCAGGAGCACGGCGGAAGGATCAAAGTAGAAAGTCGGGTCGGGAGGGGCTCGGTGTTTACGCTCCTGTTCCCGATTCAAGGGGAAACGAACCATGCCTAG
- a CDS encoding sigma-54 dependent transcriptional regulator, with amino-acid sequence MPSVLIVDDEKVQTSILGDILTHEGYDVTTENNPEQALALAQNQSFDLVICDMKMPQMDGIESLKRLRKINPDLNVIIMTAFGTIETAVKAMREGAFDYVMKPFSKEELLITIQRAIKNQELVRENVYLREELGLLEDSVRLIGESEAIQNIHRMIAKVAQDDKATVLLQGETGTGKDLISRAIHQRSPRQKAAFIVVNCAAVPEGLMESEFFGHEKGAFTGAVTAKPGRFELADRGTLFLDEVAELDANVQGKLLRVLQTKEFERVGGTRTHRVNVRVIAATNKNLQEGVRSGRFREDLFYRLNVVPITIPPLRERKEDIPLLTEYFLKKFQAEGKRKVQISPDAMEALMKYNYPGNVRELENLLERAIILSDGKVVTSREVHLYPLDPPSPSNVPVAPEDGTKTNSLRDVSRHAAEEAERVLIMETLLKTNWNRVKAARALGIDYKTLRLKIRQFGLAPGKSLMP; translated from the coding sequence ATGCCTAGTGTACTAATTGTCGATGATGAAAAAGTGCAGACCAGCATCTTGGGTGACATCCTGACTCATGAGGGGTATGATGTCACCACGGAGAATAACCCGGAACAGGCCCTCGCCCTGGCCCAAAATCAATCCTTTGATCTGGTGATCTGCGATATGAAAATGCCCCAGATGGACGGGATCGAATCGCTCAAACGCCTCCGGAAAATCAATCCGGACCTCAACGTAATCATCATGACCGCCTTCGGAACAATCGAAACCGCCGTGAAAGCCATGCGGGAAGGGGCGTTTGATTATGTCATGAAGCCGTTCTCGAAGGAGGAACTCTTGATCACCATTCAACGCGCCATCAAGAATCAAGAACTGGTGCGGGAAAATGTTTATCTCCGGGAGGAGCTGGGTCTCCTTGAAGATTCCGTCCGATTGATCGGGGAGAGTGAGGCGATCCAGAATATTCACCGGATGATCGCCAAGGTGGCCCAAGATGACAAGGCCACGGTCTTGCTCCAGGGAGAAACGGGAACGGGAAAGGACCTCATCTCAAGGGCCATTCATCAGAGGAGCCCCCGGCAAAAGGCCGCGTTTATCGTCGTCAACTGCGCCGCGGTCCCGGAGGGACTGATGGAAAGCGAATTTTTCGGGCATGAAAAGGGGGCATTTACCGGCGCCGTGACGGCCAAACCGGGACGGTTTGAACTGGCGGATCGGGGGACCCTTTTTTTGGATGAGGTGGCCGAACTGGATGCCAACGTCCAGGGCAAACTGCTCCGGGTGCTTCAGACCAAGGAGTTTGAACGCGTCGGCGGAACCCGTACGCACCGGGTCAATGTCCGGGTCATTGCCGCCACCAATAAAAACCTTCAGGAAGGGGTGCGCTCGGGACGATTTCGAGAAGACCTTTTCTACAGACTCAACGTCGTGCCCATTACGATTCCCCCCCTTCGAGAACGGAAGGAAGACATTCCCCTACTGACTGAATACTTTCTGAAAAAATTTCAGGCGGAGGGCAAACGAAAGGTCCAGATCTCTCCGGATGCCATGGAGGCACTGATGAAGTATAATTATCCCGGAAATGTCCGAGAGCTTGAAAATCTCCTCGAACGGGCGATCATCCTCTCCGATGGAAAGGTCGTCACCTCCCGAGAGGTCCATCTCTATCCCCTCGATCCCCCCTCTCCGTCCAATGTTCCGGTCGCACCGGAAGACGGGACCAAGACAAACTCCCTTCGCGATGTCAGCCGCCATGCCGCGGAAGAGGCGGAGAGAGTCCTAATCATGGAAACCCTTCTGAAAACAAATTGGAACAGGGTCAAGGCGGCGAGGGCGCTCGGAATCGATTACAAAACGCTTCGCCTCAAGATCCGCCAGTTCGGACTCGCGCCCGGCAAAAGCCTGATGCCCTAG
- a CDS encoding efflux RND transporter permease subunit has protein sequence MEILSPRNGESPAGRPGFFNRLGLSGRIAQVFIRSKLTPLMIVAALLLGGLAILATPREEEPQILVPMADVFIPFPGASPKEVEELVVRPLERKLSEIRRVEYVYSTSRPGLALFIVRFYVGEDLEKSLVDLYDKLMSNRDLLPPGASDFMVKPRDINDVPIVTLTLWSSRYDDYQLRRIADHLLEEVKKIPKTSGGFIVGGRQRRLRVMPDPGRMKSYGVTPLELVSAIQKTNRKLPSGRFERDNREFPVETGEFIRDPEDLERVVIGIHGGRPVFLRDVAKVSDGPEEAVHYVWFGPGPGNQAAGDYPAVTLAVAKQSGTNAVQVSRAVLQKVKELQGSVIPPDVRVTVTRDYGQTADEKANELLKHLLYATLSVVVFLGLGLGVREAAVVSLAIPLTLALTLFVSWLIGYTINRVTLFALIFSIGILVDDAIVVVENIYRHLRMGPKDQRDGGILAAILAVDEVGNPTILATLTVIAALLPMAFISGLMGPYMRPIPVNASLAMVFSLMVAFVIVPWFCRICYSKLSGGGHPSGPEASSRDSGLVRFYRWLLTPLMRSVRNRVLLLGGVGLLLLGSLSLFYFRLTVMKMLPFDNKSELQVVIDMPRGTPLEETARVTQSLTAYLKTVPEVENYQAYVGTASPFNFNGLVRHYFLREAGSMADIQINLVEKENRKAQSHEIANRIRSDIHAVALRFGANVKVVEVPPGPPVQSVLVAEVYGSDDEKRTELARRVRKVFEQTAGIVDVDDSIEADQVQYRFGVDTVKAALDGVSSDEIVQTLELALKGSAAGLAHIPKEKNPVAIEVRLPRALRSGTEGLEQIHLRNLSGRMTPLSELVRAREEPMERGIDHKNLKSVTYVVGNVAGREESPVYGILNIGQGLEALRLPDGDSIREYYAESPPSEKKPAIKWDGEWQITYETFRDMGLAFGAALLLIYLLIVAQFQSFVIPLVIMAPIPLTLVGIVPGHWMTGSYFTATSMIGFIALAGIIVRNSILLVDFILTEQQDGQELSDAVIRAGAVRTRPILLTAAALMVGAFVILFDPIFQGLAISLLFGVFASTLLTLIVIPVIYVSWREWEGRRTKT, from the coding sequence ATGGAAATTTTGTCCCCTCGGAACGGAGAATCCCCGGCTGGAAGGCCGGGTTTCTTCAATCGGCTGGGTCTCAGCGGCCGGATTGCTCAGGTTTTCATCCGCTCCAAACTCACCCCCCTTATGATCGTCGCCGCGCTCCTGCTCGGGGGTCTCGCCATCCTAGCCACGCCCCGGGAAGAAGAGCCCCAGATCCTCGTCCCGATGGCCGATGTCTTTATTCCTTTTCCCGGGGCCTCGCCCAAAGAAGTGGAGGAGTTGGTGGTCCGACCCCTCGAGCGGAAGCTGTCCGAAATACGTCGGGTCGAATATGTTTACTCCACCTCGCGGCCGGGCCTGGCGCTTTTCATCGTCCGCTTCTATGTCGGAGAAGATCTGGAGAAGAGTTTGGTTGATCTGTACGATAAGCTGATGTCGAATCGCGATCTGTTGCCGCCCGGCGCCTCGGACTTTATGGTGAAGCCCAGGGACATCAACGATGTGCCGATCGTGACCCTGACCCTTTGGAGTTCCCGCTATGATGATTATCAGCTGCGACGTATTGCGGATCACCTGCTGGAAGAGGTAAAGAAAATTCCAAAGACCTCCGGGGGATTCATCGTGGGCGGGAGACAGCGGCGCCTGCGGGTAATGCCCGATCCGGGGCGGATGAAATCCTACGGTGTGACCCCGCTGGAACTGGTCTCCGCGATCCAGAAGACCAATCGGAAGCTTCCCTCCGGCCGTTTTGAGCGAGACAACCGGGAATTTCCGGTCGAGACCGGAGAGTTTATCCGGGACCCGGAAGATCTGGAGCGCGTCGTGATCGGAATCCACGGGGGGAGGCCGGTCTTTTTAAGGGACGTAGCGAAGGTGTCGGATGGCCCGGAGGAAGCGGTTCATTATGTGTGGTTCGGTCCCGGTCCGGGAAATCAGGCGGCCGGGGACTATCCCGCCGTCACTCTTGCCGTGGCCAAGCAATCCGGAACAAACGCGGTCCAGGTGTCCCGTGCCGTCCTGCAAAAGGTAAAAGAACTGCAGGGCTCGGTGATTCCTCCCGATGTTCGGGTAACGGTGACCCGGGATTACGGCCAGACGGCCGATGAGAAAGCCAATGAGCTTTTGAAACATCTTCTGTACGCCACCCTGTCCGTGGTGGTTTTTTTAGGGCTGGGCTTGGGCGTTCGCGAGGCCGCGGTCGTATCCCTGGCCATCCCCCTGACCTTGGCCCTGACCCTTTTTGTCTCATGGTTGATCGGCTACACGATCAACCGGGTCACGCTGTTTGCTCTGATCTTCTCGATCGGCATTCTGGTGGATGATGCGATCGTGGTCGTGGAAAACATTTATCGTCACCTTCGGATGGGACCTAAGGATCAACGCGATGGCGGGATCCTGGCCGCGATTTTGGCGGTGGATGAGGTGGGCAATCCGACTATCCTGGCCACGTTGACGGTCATAGCGGCCTTGCTTCCGATGGCGTTTATTTCGGGTCTCATGGGGCCTTATATGCGGCCGATTCCCGTCAACGCCTCGTTGGCCATGGTTTTCTCGCTCATGGTCGCCTTTGTGATCGTGCCCTGGTTCTGCCGGATCTGTTACTCGAAATTGTCCGGCGGAGGTCATCCCTCCGGTCCCGAAGCCTCTTCGAGGGATTCCGGCCTCGTTCGCTTCTACCGATGGCTGCTGACTCCGCTGATGCGCAGCGTCCGGAATCGGGTCCTTCTCTTGGGCGGGGTCGGCCTCCTGTTGCTGGGGTCTCTCTCTTTGTTCTATTTCAGGCTGACCGTGATGAAGATGCTTCCCTTCGACAACAAAAGCGAGCTGCAGGTGGTGATCGACATGCCGCGGGGAACCCCGCTGGAGGAAACGGCCCGGGTGACACAGTCCCTAACGGCCTATCTGAAAACCGTTCCCGAAGTGGAAAATTACCAGGCCTATGTCGGAACCGCCTCGCCCTTTAATTTTAACGGTTTGGTCCGACACTACTTCTTGAGGGAAGCCGGCTCCATGGCCGACATCCAGATCAACCTGGTCGAAAAAGAGAATCGAAAGGCGCAGAGTCATGAAATCGCGAACCGAATCCGGTCGGATATCCACGCCGTGGCGCTACGATTCGGTGCCAACGTTAAGGTGGTCGAGGTCCCGCCCGGTCCGCCGGTTCAGTCGGTGTTGGTCGCGGAGGTGTACGGATCCGATGATGAAAAGCGCACGGAACTGGCCCGACGCGTCCGCAAGGTGTTCGAGCAGACGGCCGGCATCGTGGACGTTGACGACTCGATCGAAGCCGATCAGGTACAATACCGATTTGGAGTCGATACGGTGAAGGCCGCCCTGGATGGCGTCTCTTCCGATGAGATCGTCCAAACGCTTGAACTGGCCTTGAAGGGGAGTGCCGCCGGTCTGGCGCACATTCCGAAGGAGAAGAATCCGGTGGCGATCGAGGTCCGGCTACCTCGGGCCCTTCGTTCAGGAACCGAGGGTTTGGAACAAATCCACCTGCGCAACCTTTCCGGTCGCATGACCCCCCTCTCGGAACTGGTGCGGGCCCGGGAGGAGCCGATGGAAAGGGGGATCGACCATAAAAATCTGAAATCCGTGACCTATGTTGTGGGAAATGTCGCGGGAAGGGAGGAAAGCCCCGTTTATGGCATTCTGAATATCGGCCAGGGACTGGAGGCGTTACGCCTTCCGGATGGAGACTCTATACGGGAATATTATGCGGAGTCGCCTCCGTCGGAGAAAAAACCCGCCATAAAATGGGACGGAGAATGGCAAATCACGTACGAGACTTTCCGGGATATGGGTCTCGCCTTCGGGGCGGCCCTACTTTTAATTTATCTTCTCATCGTGGCTCAGTTTCAATCCTTTGTCATTCCTCTTGTGATTATGGCCCCCATTCCTCTGACCTTGGTGGGAATTGTCCCGGGCCATTGGATGACCGGTTCTTACTTCACGGCCACGTCGATGATCGGCTTTATTGCCCTGGCCGGAATTATCGTGCGGAACTCCATCTTGCTCGTGGATTTCATTTTGACCGAGCAACAGGACGGCCAGGAGTTATCCGATGCGGTGATTCGGGCCGGCGCGGTGCGCACACGACCCATTCTCCTGACCGCCGCGGCATTAATGGTCGGGGCATTTGTCATCCTCTTCGATCCCATCTTTCAGGGGTTGGCCATCTCGCTGTTGTTTGGAGTCTTTGCCTCCACCCTGTTAACGTTGATTGTAATTCCAGTGATCTATGTGAGTTGGCGGGAGTGGGAGGGAAGGAGAACGAAGACTTAG
- the dksA gene encoding RNA polymerase-binding protein DksA: MVGKDRKVKKERDIKEGKYEGIKKDLERQKAVLLAESGEIISGGLNPGTENFPDMTDQASAETDQNFILRLREREQKLLKKIDEALERINNGTFGICESCGEEISLKRLEARPVTTLCIDCKTRQEADEKIRES, encoded by the coding sequence ATGGTCGGAAAAGATCGCAAAGTCAAGAAAGAACGTGATATAAAAGAAGGAAAATACGAAGGAATAAAGAAAGATCTGGAACGCCAGAAAGCCGTTCTATTGGCCGAATCCGGAGAAATTATTTCGGGCGGTCTAAACCCGGGCACAGAAAACTTTCCGGACATGACCGATCAAGCCTCGGCTGAAACGGATCAGAATTTTATACTACGTCTCCGTGAACGAGAACAGAAATTGCTGAAGAAAATCGATGAAGCGTTGGAACGCATCAACAACGGAACGTTCGGCATCTGCGAGAGCTGCGGCGAAGAAATCTCCCTGAAACGATTGGAGGCCCGGCCCGTCACAACCTTGTGCATCGATTGCAAAACACGGCAAGAGGCGGACGAGAAGATCCGCGAATCCTGA
- a CDS encoding FKBP-type peptidyl-prolyl cis-trans isomerase produces the protein MLFRLVAVLGIMLLAGSARGADSTVLKTQKDKVSYSIGLNIGSDFKQRAIEVDPDLLARGIKDAMSDAKPLLTEEEIQSVMTAFEQELKAKAIAHNKELGDKNMKEGEAYLAENKKKEGVVTLPSGLQYKVITAGTGKKPKATDTVTTQYRGTLIDGTEFDSSYKRGQPATFPVSGVISGWTEALQLMPVGSKWQLFIPSSLAYGPRGAGQMIGPNSTLVFEVELLSIQEKAKTPTQEKTKTPKK, from the coding sequence ATGTTATTTCGATTGGTGGCGGTTCTCGGAATTATGCTGCTGGCCGGTTCGGCTCGCGGAGCGGACTCCACGGTCCTGAAGACCCAAAAGGACAAGGTCAGCTACAGCATCGGGCTGAACATCGGATCCGATTTCAAACAACGGGCCATCGAGGTTGATCCGGATCTGTTGGCGCGAGGGATCAAAGACGCGATGTCGGATGCGAAACCTTTGCTCACGGAAGAAGAAATCCAATCCGTGATGACCGCCTTTGAACAGGAGTTGAAGGCCAAGGCCATCGCGCACAACAAAGAACTCGGGGACAAAAACATGAAGGAAGGCGAGGCTTATTTAGCCGAGAATAAGAAAAAGGAGGGGGTCGTCACCCTTCCGAGCGGTCTCCAGTATAAAGTCATTACGGCCGGCACCGGGAAAAAACCCAAGGCCACCGATACGGTCACCACCCAATACCGGGGCACCCTGATCGACGGTACTGAATTCGACAGTTCATACAAGCGCGGACAGCCGGCCACTTTTCCGGTGTCGGGCGTGATCTCCGGTTGGACCGAGGCGCTGCAGTTGATGCCGGTCGGCTCAAAATGGCAGCTCTTCATCCCGTCGAGCCTCGCCTACGGGCCCCGGGGAGCCGGTCAAATGATCGGGCCCAATTCCACGCTCGTTTTCGAGGTGGAACTGCTCTCCATTCAGGAAAAGGCGAAAACGCCAACTCAGGAAAAAACGAAAACACCAAAGAAGTAA